Proteins co-encoded in one Spirosoma endbachense genomic window:
- a CDS encoding RagB/SusD family nutrient uptake outer membrane protein → MKKYILSFAILFSLTTGCKDDSEFLNIKSTSILLVDEVYSDPRLVLSAVTDLYNRIPDFQEPGTGTISIYAVLDEAFSSGDYPRHQTREYDYVFPGINNPEVTYWDYSYIREINLFIERVNAATKLSAADKARFVAEGRFLRANVYFELVRRLGGVPLITESLTYDYSGNAAYLRKPRAKESEIYDYVISELEAIKSILPKTPNEKSRATYGLALAAKSRAALYAGSIAKYGVNTPTVTLPGGEVGIPVAKATGYYQTALDAAQELITSGQYSLYQKAPDLSTNFANIFLDKANNPEVIFVEDYKLQSGKVHSFALDNQPRAVTEEGERGGRLNPSLNLVQSFEKLDNTFAPLPINKGAATDYIYYDKPEDLFAGRDARLRGTVLVPGDLFKNRSIDIFAGLILGNGSTLSGDQLGQLKMVNGASVQVVGLSGPIEGYDGSAQSGFYMRKYNDPVTGSGQIGTMSEVWNVRYRYAEVLLNAAEAAFELGQTAIAAGYMKQVRDRAGLTKALTPSEITFDRIVHERKVELSFENHILWDMKRWRLAHVVWDGSNSDLTTLPGKATEPSTRVYSLWPYKIYDPGGPNHNKWVYRKVLSGRVTQSHIFRLGNYYARINDGIINNNPLILRNPNQ, encoded by the coding sequence ATGAAAAAATACATTCTATCGTTCGCCATCCTGTTTTCATTAACGACCGGCTGTAAGGACGACTCTGAATTTCTGAATATTAAGTCTACCAGTATTCTGCTGGTCGATGAGGTCTATAGTGACCCCCGGCTCGTGTTATCGGCCGTAACGGACCTGTACAACCGTATTCCTGATTTTCAGGAGCCCGGCACTGGTACAATTAGCATTTATGCGGTCCTTGATGAAGCCTTCTCGTCTGGCGACTACCCGCGGCATCAGACCCGGGAATACGATTATGTCTTTCCGGGCATAAATAATCCTGAAGTAACGTATTGGGATTATAGCTACATCCGGGAGATTAACCTGTTCATCGAGCGGGTCAATGCCGCAACCAAACTAAGCGCGGCCGATAAAGCCCGGTTTGTGGCCGAAGGTCGGTTCCTGCGGGCCAATGTCTATTTTGAGTTGGTCAGGCGCCTGGGCGGTGTGCCGCTCATTACCGAATCGCTCACCTACGATTACAGTGGCAATGCGGCTTACCTCCGTAAACCCCGCGCCAAAGAGTCGGAGATTTATGACTACGTTATCAGCGAACTTGAAGCGATCAAGTCTATTCTGCCCAAAACGCCCAACGAGAAATCGCGTGCTACGTACGGACTGGCCTTGGCCGCTAAATCACGGGCAGCTCTTTATGCAGGTTCCATTGCCAAATACGGTGTCAATACGCCGACGGTTACGTTACCTGGTGGCGAAGTGGGCATCCCGGTAGCTAAAGCAACTGGGTATTACCAGACAGCACTGGATGCCGCTCAGGAATTGATTACCTCCGGGCAGTATTCGCTTTATCAGAAAGCGCCAGACCTTTCCACCAATTTCGCCAATATTTTCCTGGACAAGGCGAACAACCCTGAGGTGATTTTTGTGGAGGATTACAAACTGCAAAGTGGTAAGGTTCACTCGTTTGCATTAGATAATCAGCCACGCGCTGTTACGGAAGAAGGCGAACGTGGGGGGCGGTTGAATCCTTCGCTTAACCTTGTGCAGTCGTTCGAGAAGTTAGATAATACGTTCGCGCCATTGCCGATAAACAAAGGCGCGGCTACTGACTATATCTACTACGATAAACCCGAAGATCTCTTCGCCGGACGCGATGCGCGGCTTCGGGGAACGGTGCTGGTACCGGGAGACCTTTTCAAAAACCGCTCCATCGACATCTTTGCCGGACTGATTTTAGGTAACGGCAGCACCTTGTCGGGCGATCAACTGGGCCAACTCAAAATGGTTAACGGTGCGTCGGTGCAGGTAGTAGGTTTATCAGGACCGATTGAAGGATACGATGGCTCAGCGCAGAGTGGATTTTATATGCGCAAATACAACGACCCCGTTACTGGTTCAGGGCAGATTGGTACGATGAGTGAGGTCTGGAATGTACGTTATCGCTACGCTGAAGTGCTGCTCAATGCCGCCGAAGCAGCCTTTGAACTAGGTCAGACTGCGATAGCTGCCGGGTATATGAAACAGGTGCGCGATCGGGCAGGACTCACGAAAGCGTTAACTCCCTCAGAAATCACGTTCGATCGGATTGTTCACGAGCGCAAAGTGGAGCTATCTTTTGAAAATCACATTTTATGGGATATGAAGCGGTGGCGGCTTGCCCACGTCGTATGGGATGGCAGCAACTCCGACCTGACTACGTTACCGGGTAAAGCCACCGAGCCGAGCACACGGGTATATAGTTTGTGGCCGTACAAAATCTACGATCCAGGCGGACCCAACCATAATAAATGGGTGTACCGCAAAGTTCTGTCGGGTCGGGTAACGCAAAGCCATATTTTCCGGCTGGGCAACTATTACGCGCGCATCAACGATGGAATCATCAACAACAATCCGTTGATTCTCAGAAACCCTAACCAATAA